A single Drosophila ananassae strain 14024-0371.13 chromosome 3L, ASM1763931v2, whole genome shotgun sequence DNA region contains:
- the LOC6496363 gene encoding actin-binding protein IPP, whose translation MESRFEDFLGSGDVLPMEPKLPELSLREYRNENRIEPPQKDLRLPKQKDIVAALSEFWRESEHCDFLVRIGEYRFPCHRLVLMAYIQKVRENPDVLDLELPEDLVSPGIFVSLYRWMTDHDILIKRSEIIQLLSVATYLKIDELLHQIWTCLESDEFSEHHAYQVAAEVLCFKTLKHLHCPMLQRIQGYFLTFVSCKEFLELSLESLCFILSSNEIAVNSETEVFYAAIRWLNHNWPERLKHVAEVLEKVRLLRVPKKLVKLLESPRGEYQVDRVTQLAEVRKSLEEISFAQILMQHSDGTSLFGEIYEIFQVTVPQARKFICHDLSPYHHPDPNLPGRVFSYSEFLKYLALLQTLPPDTLPQLLRRT comes from the exons ATGGAATCTCGATTTGAAGACTTCTTGGGCAGTGGTGATGTACTGCCCATGGAACCCAAATTACCTGAACTTAGTTTGAGGGAATATCGAAACGAAAATCGGATAGAGCCGCCACAAAAGGATCTCAGGCTTCCGAAGCAAAAGGACATCGTTGCGGCACTCAGCGAATTTTGGCGTGAATCTGAACACTGTGACTTCTTGGTTCGGATCGGCGAATATAGATTCCCCTGCCACCGACTGGTGCTAATGGCCTATATCCAGAAGGTGCGCGAAAATCCGGATGTTTTGGATCTGGAATTGCCGGAGGACTTAGTGTCCCCGGGCATATTCGTTTCCCTATATCGCTGGATGACCGACCACGATATTCTGATAAAGCGCTCAGAGATCATACAGCTTTTGTCGGTGGCCACCTATCTGAAAATCGACGAGCTGCTCCACCAGATCTGGACTTGCCTCGAGTCGGATGAATTCAGTGAGCATCACGCCTATCAAGTGGCCGCCGAGGTCCTGTGCTTCAAGACCTTGAAGCACTTACACTGTCCCATGCTGCAGCGAATCCAGGGCTACTTTCTCACATTTGTATCCTGCAAGGAGTTCCTGGAACTGTCACTCGAAAGCCTGTGTTTTATTCTCTCCTCGAACGAAATTGCCGTCAACAGCGAGACGGAGGTTTTTTACGCCGCCATTCGATGGCTGAATCACAATTGGCCGGAACGACTCAAGCACGTTGCGGAGGTCCTGGAAAAGGTGCGACTGCTTAGGGTGCCAAAAAAGTTGGTCAAGTTGTTGGAGTCGCCGAGGGGAGAGTACCAGGTGGATCGGGTCACTCAGCTAGCAGAAGTGAGGAAGAGCCTGGAGGAGATTAG TTTCGCTCAAATTCTGATGCAGCACAGTGATGGAACGTCGTTGTTTGGCGAGATTTATGAGATCTTTCAGGTGACCGTGCCCCAAGCCCGAAAGTTCATATGTCATGACCTGTCACCGTACCATCACCCCGATCCGAACTTACCTGGCCGGGTGTTCAGCTACTCCGAGTTCCTTAAATACCTGGCCCTGCTCCAGACCCTGCCGCCGGATACTTTGCCGCAGCTGCTACGCAGAACTTGA